The Candidatus Phaeomarinobacter ectocarpi genome includes a region encoding these proteins:
- a CDS encoding hydrogen peroxide-inducible genes activator, with the protein MPTLRQLTYLVAIAETGHMGRAAERAGVTQPTLSAQIAELERKLGVKLAERGRSGAMLTDIGRDTVKRARDILSAVEDLKDHAAGAQTGLAGTMRLGVLPTIGPYLLPHILPALHSRYPDLRLYVREDFPGPLEAGLLEGRFDLLIASLPVDMGGLETAPLFREEMQLALPHDHIAASAEEVPRALLRGEDFLGLESGHRYHTQVRDLCEELGARLLPDYEGTSLDTLRQMTAMGAGLTFLPALYVHSEIGPKGKRQRAEVAARSITPRAPSRTVGLVWRRQAANRQDYETLTQLIRKRMKSLKIDGVNVAS; encoded by the coding sequence ATGCCGACGTTGCGCCAGTTGACCTATCTCGTTGCCATTGCTGAGACCGGCCATATGGGGCGCGCCGCAGAACGCGCGGGTGTCACCCAACCAACTCTGAGCGCGCAAATCGCCGAGCTGGAACGCAAACTCGGTGTGAAGCTCGCCGAGCGCGGACGCTCCGGCGCGATGCTGACGGATATCGGTCGCGACACCGTAAAACGCGCCCGCGACATTCTAAGTGCCGTGGAAGACCTCAAGGACCACGCGGCCGGTGCTCAGACAGGACTGGCCGGCACCATGCGCCTTGGCGTGCTGCCCACCATCGGGCCTTACCTGCTGCCGCACATCCTGCCAGCCTTGCACAGTCGCTATCCCGATCTGCGCCTTTATGTTCGGGAAGACTTTCCCGGTCCGCTCGAAGCCGGTTTGCTGGAGGGCCGCTTTGATCTGTTGATCGCATCCCTGCCTGTGGACATGGGCGGGCTTGAAACCGCCCCGCTCTTTCGCGAGGAGATGCAGCTTGCGCTCCCCCATGACCACATTGCTGCCAGCGCAGAAGAAGTGCCCCGCGCATTGTTGAGAGGCGAGGACTTCCTGGGGCTTGAATCCGGTCACCGCTATCACACCCAGGTGCGGGACCTGTGCGAGGAGCTGGGTGCCCGTTTGTTGCCGGACTACGAAGGCACCAGCCTCGACACTCTGCGTCAGATGACAGCCATGGGCGCAGGACTGACCTTCCTGCCAGCCCTGTATGTGCACTCGGAGATTGGTCCGAAGGGAAAACGTCAACGTGCTGAAGTGGCAGCCCGCAGCATCACACCCCGCGCGCCCAGCAGAACCGTCGGACTGGTGTGGCGACGTCAGGCCGCCAACCGGCAGGACTATGAGACACTGACGCAGCTGATCCGAAAGCGGATGAAATCCCTCAAGATTGACGGGGTCAATGTCGCGAGCTGA